GATATCGCCGCCTTTTTCGCCCGCGCCGGCCGCACCATGTCGGAGAACAACCGCCGGCAGGCATACATCCCCGCCGGCGCCATCCCCATCCGCAACCCGGTGGGCACTGCGCCGGCCTTCATCGTCGAGACCCCCTCCTCGACCATTATCTGCCTGCCGGGAGTCCCTCGCGAGATGGAATACCTGATGCAGAACGCGGTCCTGCCGTATGTGCGCCGGCGGTGGGGCGCTCTGCAAAGCATGACGACCCGCACCCTGCACACCTGCAGTGTGGGGGAGAGCACCATTGACAGCCTGATCGGGGATCTCGAATCGCTTGGGAACCCTTCGGTGGGGCTGGCGGCGCATGCCGGGCGTACCGATATCCGCATCACGGCGCGAGCGGCGACGCTTGAAGAGGCCCAGCGTATGGTGGCAGAGGTGGAACAGGAACTGCGCCGGCGGCTGGGCGACATTATCTTCGGCGCGGATGGGGAGACGCTGGAGGGCATTATTGCCCGGGGGTTGGCCGCGAGCGGTCAGTCGCTGGCGGTGCTGGAGACCAATACCGCCGGCGCGGTGGCCGAGCGCATCCGCCGGGCGCTGGCTGAGCTGGGTCAGGAGAGGCTGTTGCGGGCCTCGCGCGTGGAACCGCCCATCCCGGCCGACGTGCCGGCGGAAAGGCTCCTCTCGCGCGCACGGGATTTTGCCGAGGAGGCCGGCGCGGACATTGCGGTGTGCGTGTTCGGAAGCGGGGAGCCAGGGCAGGGGATTCACGGCCGCGAGCCGGGACGCACCTTTATCGTCCTGCGCACCCCGGAACATCAGACAGTACTGCCGTTCCGCTACGGCGGCATGGATCCGCATACCCAGGGATGGATCACCACCCGCGCGCTGGACTGCCTGCGCAGAGCACTGTTGGGACTGCCGCTGAAAGAGCTGTAGCCCGTTCATTCCCCTTCGCTGGGGGGATTCTGCTCCACCTCTTCCAGCGCGGCGGAGATAAGGATGGGGATGGAGCTCTCGTCGGAAGGCACCCATTTCTCGCCCATCCACTGCCAGCCGACCAGGAATTCGATGTTGCCGGCCGGCCCGCGGATGGGCGATGGGATGAGGCCGAACGGCATCAGGCCCATTGCCAGCGCGCCGCGCAGGACCTTTTCCAGGACGGCGCAATGCACCGCCGGCTCCCGCACCACACCCCCCTTGCCGACCTGCTCCCGGCCGGCCTCGAACTGCGGCTTGATAAGCGCCACAATGATGCCCTCCGGCCGGAGCAGGCGCACCGCCGCCGGCAGGATCAGGAGCAGAGAGATGAACGAGACATCTATAGTGACGATGTCCACTTCTTCCGGCAGTCGTTCCAAATAGCGAGCGTTGACCCGCTCCATGACCACGACGCGTGGGTCCTGCCGCAGGGACCAGGCGAGCTGGCCGTAGCCCACATCAATGGCGTACACCTTCCGCGCCCCGCGCTGTAGGAGGCAGTCCGTGAAGCCGCCGGTGGAGGCGCCGATGTCGGCGGCGACCCAGCCGGCGACATCCATACCGAACCGCTCCAGCGCGGCCTCCAGTTTATATCCGCCTCGGCTGACATAGCGCATCTGGCCGGTCAGGCGGATGTCCGCGTCCACGGGAACGGCGGTGCCAGGCTTCTGGATGGGCTGGTCGTTGACCAGCACCTGGCCGGCCATAATGAGCCGGCGGGCCTTCTCGCGCGTTTCCGCCAGGCCGCGCTCCACCAGCAGGATATCTAACCGCTGTCGTTCTGTCCTGGGCATATGATCCTTGCGCTGGGTTGGTATTTGGCCGGCATTGTAGCACAGTCCTGGCGGTCAGCAAAAGCCGGAGGGCATGGGTTGTTGCGGGCGGCGGGGGAGTGTGTTATAATGGGACAGGTGAAGTTTCCATAACTCGGGCATCAGTCGGGCAGTGTCCGGCAGGAGGTACGGGCATGAAGGTGCAGGCGGAGGCGCGGGCAGTGCCCCGCACGGTGGCGGAGCTGTTGCGGCGGGCGAGGCTGGGCGCCGGCGTGGAGGTGGAGGAATGCGCCGGCCTGCTGGGCGTGTCCCCCGAAGAGTACCTGGCCTATGAGTCGGGCGAGAAGGAAGTCAGCCTGCCGCAGTTGGAGCTGTTGAGCCGGCATTTCGATGTCCCGGTCACCTATTTCTGGCATGAGCCGCAGGCGGAGCATCAGGAAGTGGCGTCGCTTCCCCCGCAGATGTTCCTGGCTGTCCGCCGGCGTATGATCGGCGTGCTCCTGCGGCAGGCGCGGCTGGCCGCCAGCCAGAGCCTGAGCGAGTGCGCGCGGGTGCTGGGGGTGGATTCCGAGACCATTGCCAGCTATGAGTACGGCAAGGAGGATATTCCCTTTTCCCACCTGCGCCGGCTGGCTGACTTCCTGCATGTGCCCCTGACCTATTTCACTGATGAGAGCCTGCTCTCACACTCGGAGAAGGAGCGGCAGATGCTGGAACTGCTGGAGCAGATGCCGGCAGATGTGCGGGAGTTTGTCCTGAAGCCGGCCAACGTGCTGTATCTCCGGCTGGCCATGCTGTTGAGCGAACTTTCCGTGGATACCCTGCGGCGGCTGGGCGAGGGCCTGCTGGATATCACGCTGTAGCCGGCCATGGGCTGGATCGGCAGGCCACTGGTCGGGTGGTGAGATAGGAGCATACCATCTTGACAGCGCCATTCCTGCTCCCTGAACAATCATCCCGTTTTCTGACCCTCCCCGGGCTGAGCGACCTCCTGCTTTCGCGGGATGTGAACCTGATTGCGCCGGGGCTGCTGGATCGCGTCATCTTGGAGTGTCAGGCCGGCGTGGGCGCGCTTCTCTTTGTGGGACAGCCGGGCAAAGCGCCGGTGCGCATCCGTCACGGGGATTGGTCCGAGCCGGCCCTGCGCCAGCTCAGCCGCTGGGAACAGGCGGTGCTTGGAGAACTGCAACAGCGGCGCATGTATGCGGTCACCGTGCCGGCGCCCTCGGAAGCGCGCCTCAGCGATGGGGCGATCATCCTGCTGGTAAATGTGCCCCTGCTGGCCGGCGCGGAAGTGGTGGGCACGCTGACCGTTGGATTTACCTCGGAATTCCCCGTTCCCCCCGATTACCGGGCCATGCTGCGGAACGCCGCGGCCAATGTGGGCATGCTCTTGCGCCTGGTACATGATCTGAGCGTCAGCCGGGACAAACTGACGCAGTTGGAACTGTTCTTCCAGATCGGCCAGCGTATGGTTTCCACCCTGGACCTGAACCGCTTGTTGGTGGACACGGTTGGCATTGCCGCCAGCATCGTCAACGCCAGCGCCGCGTCGCTGATGCTGGTGGATGAGGAGCGGCAGGAGCTAGTCTTTGAGATCGCGCTGGGGGAGAAGGGCGCGGTCTTACAACACACCCGCATTCCCCTGGGTGAAGGGATTGCCGGCTGGGTGGCCACCCACGGCAAGCCCCTCATCGTGAACGATGTGGCGCGCGATCCCCGCTTCTCCCGCCAAATTGATGCACGCACGGGATTTCTGACCCAATCGGTGCTCTGCGCACCCCTGCAGATCAAGGGCAAAACCATCGGGGTGTTGGAGGTGCTGAACAAGTATTCGGGCGAGGGATTTGATGAGGAGGATGAGGCCCTGCTGATGACCATCGCCGGCCAGGCCGCCATCGCCATCGAGAATGCCCGCCTGTATCAATCCCTGCGGGAGGAGCGCGATAAGATCATCACCGCGCAGGAAGATGTGCGCAAGGAACTGGCACGCAACCTGCATGACGGCATTGCCGCCCAACTGACCGCCATCACCTGGAACATAGACCACATCGAGCGGCTCATGGAGAAAAAGCCGGAGGATGTGCCGGCCGAGCTGGAATCGGTGCGGCAGTTGGCCCGCCAGGCCTCCCGGCAGGTGCGTCTCCTGCTGTTCGAACTGCGCCCGGTCATTCTCGAGACCCGGGGCCTGCTGGCGGCTCTCCAGTCCTATGTCGAGCAGTTGTCTGCGGACAAGACCTTGCAGGTGCATCTGGAGGCTCAGCCGTATTCCGGCCGGATCAAGCCTAAGGTGGAGGGCACGATTTTCTCCATCATTCAGGAGGCGGTCAATAATGCTCGCCGGCACGGCCAGCCGCAGAACATCTGGCTGAGGCTTTTTGTGGACGAGCACCACCTGCATGCGGAGGTGGAGGACGACGGGTTGGGCTTCAACCGCCAGGAGGTGGAGCGCAATTACGACACGCGCGGCAGTCTCGGCCTGCTGAACATGCGCGAGCGGGCGGCGCTTCTGGACGGCACCTTGATGATTTATTCGCTGAGCGAAGGGCGGGAGCGGGGGACGCTGGTAACGCTCGACGTGCCACTGCGGCCGGATATTTGGGAAACACCGCCGCCGGCGGCAGTTGGGCCGGCCGAAAGGGAGGAAATAGGACAGAATGAGTGAGGGGATTCTGCCTGCCGCTGACATCGAGGCGTGGAAGTCCGCCGGCGTGGATGCGTTCCGCCGTGGGGATTACCAGGCGGCGGAGGAAGCGTTCCAGCAGGCGCTGGCGCAGTGCGAGCGCACGGGGGATGAAGCAGGGCAGGCCGAGATGCGGGTGAACCTCGGCGTGCTGGCCATCCAGCGTGGGGATTACGCCAGTGCCGAGCGCCTGCTTCAGGAGGCGCTGGAGGCATTCCGCCGGCTGGGCCGGCGCTCCGAGGAAGCCCAGGTGCTGGGCAATCTGGGGACGCTGTACGAGCGCCGCGGCCAGGCTGGGCGCGCCTCGGAATATTACCGGCAGGCAGTGACGATATTCGAGGAATTGGGCGAGCGGGAGAACGCCCAGGCCACGCTGGCGGCGCTGACGCGCCTGCAGGTGACCCATCGGAAGTGGTTGGAATCGCTGTTCACCTATGAGCGCATGCTGGCCGCCGGCCAAAAGCTGACGTTCAAGCAGAGGCTGTTTCACTGGCTGTTCCGCCTCATGAGCCGGCTGATGAGGTTGTGAAACATTCCTGAAACCCAAAAAGAGGAGGCCATCATGGGCCTCCTCTTTTTGCTTCCGGCGAGAGTTATTCGTTCTCCGCCTTCTCTTTGGCGGCCTGCTCGATGATCTTCTGGGCGATATGGCTGGGCACGATGTCGTAGTGCGAGAATTCCATGGTGAACAGACCGCGTCCCTGGGTCAGGCCGCGCAGGTCAATGGCGTAGCGGAGCATCTCCGCCAGCGGCACCAGGGCAGTGACGGTGGCCCTGCCCTTCTCCTGGTGCATGCCCTGGACGCGGCCGCGCCGTGTGTTGAAATCGCTGATGACGTCGCCCATGTATTCCTCGGGCACGGTGACTTTTACCAGCATGATAGGTTCCAGGAGTACGGGGCCGGCCTCGGGAATGCCCTTCTTAAACGCCAGGTGTGCGGCGAGCTTGAAGGCCAATTCCGAGGAGTCCACCGGGTGATAGGAGCCGTCGTAGAGCACCGCCCGGAAGTCCACGGTGGGGTAGCCGGCCAGCACGCCGTGCTCCATAATCTCGCGCAGGCCTTTTTCCACGGCCGGGATATAGTTCTTGGGGACGGCGCCGCCGAAGATCTCATCGGCGAACTCGAAGCCGGCGCCGCGCTCCAACGGCTCGAAGCGGATGAAAACATCGCCGAACTGGCCGCGGCCGCCGGTCTGCTTCTTATGCCGGCCCTGGGCGGACGCGACCTTGGTGATGGTCTCGCGGTAGGGCACTTTGGGCACGTCGGTGACCAGCTCCAGGCCGAATTTGGCCTGCAGTTTGCGGACGGCGATATCAATGTGGGTATCCCCCATGCCGGACATAATGGTCTCGCCGGTGCCCGGCTCGCGCTCGACCTTCAGTGTCGGGTCTTCTTCCAGCAGTCGGGCCAGGGCGCTGGACATTTTGTCCAGGTCCGCCTTGGTCTTGGGGAAGATGGCCACGCTGTAGACCGGGTTGGGGAACTTGATGGGCTCCACCGTGATGGGATCGTCCTTGCTGCACAGCGTTTCGCCGGTCGTGGTCTTGGACAGCTTGGCGACGGCGCCAATGTCGCCCGGCCCCACTTCGTCCGTGGGTATCTGTTCCTTGCCCCGCATGAAGAAGATGGTGCCGATGCGTTCCTCGCTCCCATCCGAGGCGTTGACCACGCGCGAATCACTGCGCATGGTGCCGGAGAGCACGCGGAAGTAGCTCAGCTTGCCGACGTAGGGGTCGGCGGTGGTCTTGAAGACGCGCGCCACTAACGGGCCGTTGGGGTCGGCGCGCAGTTCAACTTCCTCGCCGGTGTTGACTCGCTTGCCGGCGATGACGCGCTCCGCCGGCGAGGGCAGATAATCCACGAAAGCGTCCATCAGGGCGCGGATGCCGATGTTTTTCAGGGCGGAGCCGCAGAACACCCCCACCAGCTCGTTCTCGGCGATGCGCTTGCGCAGGCCCTTCACGATTTCCTCGAGGGTGAGCTCCTCGCCCTCCAGGTATTTCATGATAAGCTCGTCATCGCTCTCGGCGGCGGCTTCGACGATGGCCTGGCGGTACTCGTTGGCCTGCTCCTGCAGTTCGGCCGGCACCTCCGCCTCTTTGCCTTCCTCTCCCAGGTAGGCCTTCATCTTGATGACGTCCACCACGCCCTGGAAGGTTTCCTGACTGCCGATGGGGAGCTGGAAGGGGATGATGCGGGTTTCAAAGAGATCGGAGAGCTGGGAGACGACGCGCCCGAAGTTGGCGTTCTCGCGGTCCATCTTGTTGACGAAGACGACCCGCGGCAGGTTCGATTCGTCGAGGTAGGACCAGACGAGTTCGGTGCCGACTTCGATGCCGGCCACCGCGTCCACCACCACAATGGCGGTATCGGCGGCAGCAATGGCTCCTTTCACCTCGCCGACGAAGTCGAGATAGCCGGGCGCATCCAGGACGTTGATCTTGGCCTGCTGGTACTCGCAGGGCAGAACGGAGGTGTTGATGGAAATTTTGCGCCGGATTTCCTCCGGGTCAAAGTCGGAGACGGTATTGCCATCATCCACCAGGCCGCGGCGCTTGAGCGCGCCCGTGTTGAACAAGATTGCCTCGGCCAGGGTGGTTTTGCCGGAACTGCTGTGTCCCACGAGCACCACGTTGCGGATCTTATCAGGGCTATACGTTGACATCCATCCCTCCCGATGATAGCATTGGGTTGTCTCAAGCTGGTGAGGCCGCCGGCAAGCGGCCATAAAAATGGCGGCAGGCGATATCGGTCGTACAGTCTGCCGCACAACACACCCCTTGGGGTGAGTATGCGAATGGGAAAATCCCATATTCTATATTGTAATCGAATATGCCCTGATTAGCAAAAACCGGGGGCTGAAGTTTCAGAAAAGTGTGTGGGGTGATGGCGCATGGCAGGATTACCGGAGGAGTGGTCTCGCCCGGGCATATATATCCTGTGGCTGTATCTCCCCGCCGGCAGGGTGATGAACATCGGGCAGTTGGGGATGTTTCCCCTGCCGGCCGGCTATTACGCGTATGTCGGGAGCGCCAGGGGCGCCGGCGGCGTGCGGGCGCGTGTGGAGCGGCATTTGCGGCTGGAGAAACGCACGCGCTGGCACATTGACTATCTCCTGCCGGCCGCAGTGGTGCAGGCGGTATGGGCGGGGTTCGATGCCCGGCAGGGGGAATGTGAATGGGCGGAGCGGCTGGTACGGCGAGGCGGTGCCCGCAGGATCGTGCCCGGCTTCGGCGCTTCGGACTGCCGCTGTGCCGGCCATCTGCTCTACTGGCGCAGGCTCCCGAATAGAAGCGCGCTGGAGGCGGTGCTCCAGCCGGTGGAGACCTGGCTCCCTGGCGGGACGGGCGTCAGCGCCGGCGCTGGATCAGGTTGGCCAGGTCGAGGATGAGCACCACGCGGCCGTCTCCTAAAATGGTCGCGCCGGCCAGGCCCGGCACAGACCGCAGAATACCCTTGAGCGGCTTGACCACGATCTCGTCCTTCCCCAGCACACGATCTACCAGCACGCCGACTTCCTGCCGGCCGCGCCCTGTCAGTATCACATAGGCGCGGCCGTTGGTACTGCCGTTCGCCGGGCCGGCCGGGGAAAAGGTTCCCAGCAGTTCGGGCAGGGACAGCAGTGGGATGGTGCGCTCCAGGTTCAGCACGCGCTTGTTCCCCAGGAAACCGATGCGCTCATGTCCTACCTCGACCAGGCGGTTGATATAGTTCAGGGGGATGGCATACTGGTCGGGGCCGGCCTGGACCAGCAGTGCCTCGGTCAGGGCGATGGTGATGGGCAGGCGCAGGCGGAATGTGGTGCCTTTGCCGGGGCGCGAGAGGATTTCCAGCTCGCCGCGCAGTTCATCCATGGCCTGCTTGACCACCGACATGCCGACCCCGCGGCCCGAGACTTGGGTCACGGAGGCGTTGGTCGAGAAGCGCGGGTCGCAGATGAGCAGGAACACCTGCTCGTCGGTCATCTCGTGCAGTTGCTCGGGGGTGATGATGCCGCGGGCGACCGCGGTCTGCTCAATGATTTCCCGGTTCAGCCCTCGCCCGTCGTCGGAGACCTCGATCACCGCCATATCCTGCTCGGGACGCGCCGACAAGCGGATCAGCCCTTCGGCCGGCTTGCCGGCCGCCAGCCTCTCCGCCGGCGGCTCCAGCCCATGGTCCACCGCGTTGCGCAGGAGATGCAGTAATGGGTCGCTCAGGCGCTCTACCACCGCCCGGTCCAGCTCCATGTCCCGCCCTTCGATAATGAAGCGCGCTTCTTTCCCCTGCTGTTTGAGGAGGTCCCGCACCATGCGCGGGAAGCGGTCGAAAATCTGGCCGATAGGCACCAGGCGCGAGGCCAGCACCGCATCGCGCAGTTCGTTCAGCAGGCGGGTTTGATCCTCGAGCGCTTCCATCAGGGCAGGGGTGGGGTTTTGCTCGGCGGCCTGCCACAGACGACTGCGGCTGATGACCAGCTCACCCACCAGGTTCAGCAGGTGGTCCAGGTGCTGGAGCCGGATGCGCACCATGCCGGCGCCGGCCGCCTCAGCCGGCGGGGCCCCGGGCGCCGAGGGGACCGGGGCTTCGGCGGCTGTCGAGCGTGCGGGTTCGCCGGCGGGTTCCGCTGTCTCTACGGTGGAATGGGCTTCCACGTGCACGACATCCGGGGCGGCGCGGAGCACCTCAACGATTTGTTCGGCCGGCAGTTCTGTCAGTAGGAAGACAACCAGTTCCGTGCCCCAATCTATGCGAGTGAGGTCATCGGCATGCGGCATGGAATCCACGACCCGGCCGAGTTCCTCCAACTGGCGGAGCAGGGAGTATGCCCGAGCGCCCTTCAGGGAGGAGTTGGCGTCTAGGAAGATTTTCAGGCGGATGAGCCCGGCAGGGCCTGCCGGGGCGCCAGGCAGGCCGGCGGTCGGTGCGGCGGGGGCCGCCGGGCCGGCTTCCTGGGGCTGGCCGCGGGTGAGGAAGGAGCGCAAACGTTCCACCCAGCCTTCCGCATCAATGGAGGGGGGCTGGTCGCCGGCGATATCGTTCAGCAGGGTCTGCAGAGCGTCGGCCGCCCCAAAGGCCAGGTCGAACCAGGCTGGGGAAGGCAACAGCCGGCGCTGTCGGACAGCATCCAGCAGATCCTCCAGTGCATGGGCCAGGCCGGCCATCTGCTCATAGCCCATGGTGCTGGCCATGCCCTTGAGGGTATGGGCGGCCCGGAACACGCTGTTCATGGCCTCCTCATCGTCAGGCCGCTGTTCCAGCGCCAGCAGGTGCTGGTTCATGGCCTGCAGGTGCTCCTGGGACTCGCTGAGAAACAGGTCTTTATATTCGCTCATGTCTATCATGGCAGACGCTCTCGCAGACGCATGGTCTGGACGGCTTTCACGATTTCCTCCGGTATGGAGGGCAGGGGGACGATAAGGTCTACACAGCCGGTGGCGACAGCGGCTTTGGGCATGCCGTAGATGACGCTGGTCTCCTCATCCTGGGCGATGACCCAGCCGCCGCGTGCTTTGACGGCCTGTACCCCCTCGGCGCCATCGGTGCCCATGCCGGTCATCACGACCGCCACTATCCGCTCCACCTCTTGCTCTACCAGCGAATGGAAGAGCACGTTGGCCGCCGGCCGCAGGCCGTTGACGGGCGGCGACTCGTCGAGGTGCAGGAAGAGGGGGCCGCCCGGGAAGGAGCGCCTGACGGTCAGGTGAAAGCCGCCGGCCGCCACGTAGGCTCTGCCGGCCTGTACCGGGTCGCCCTCCGCAGCTTCCTTTACGGGGAACTGCCCCTTGCGGTTGAGCCGGTCCGCGAAAGAGGCGGTGAAGCCCGGCGGCATGTGCTGGACGATAAGGACGCACGCCGGCAGGTCGGCCGGCAGAGCCGCGATGACCCGGTCCAGGCTCTGCGGCCCGCCCGTGGAGGCGGCAACAGCCACCACGATGGGGTCAGTAGGGTGCAAGAGATGAGCGGTGGGCGGACGGGGGCGCACTAACGTCTGAGTGGTGGGTCTGGCCCGGGCGGTCAGGGACTGGGTGGCCGGCCGTGCTGGAACGCCCGGAGCGGTCTCCGGGCCGGCGGTGCCAGGGCGAGAATCGGCGGCGGCGCGGATTTTCGCGGTCAGCTCCTTGCGCAGAGCGTTCAGGTCGGCGCTCAGGAAATTGGCCGGCTTCAGGAAAATATCGACGACCCCCTGCCGGCGCAGGGCGTTCGCCTGGTGAGGCTCGACAGCGGTCATCATGGCGATGATAGGGATGTGGAGATACTGCACACTGCGCAGTGGCGCAAGCGACGACACGTCAGAGGGATCAATGCCCCAGATAAGCACCTCCGGACGGTGCTGGTGAATGGCCGGCAGGGCATTTTCCGGGTCGGTCAATGCCAGGACGCGCACCTCTTCGCTCTGTGAGAGCAGGCCGGCGAGCACACGCCGCCATGCGGAGGAGCGGTCTATGATAAGCAGCCGGATCGGTTGGCGGACAAGGCGCGCAGATGTGCCCATCTTCCTGGTCTCGCGTTCATGTATCGCTGTGTTCCCCGCCCTTCTGGGATAACCGCATCACATGGCGGAGGGTGGCCAGCACTTTATCGGGTAAAAAAGGCTTGACGATGAAATCGAGCGCGCCGGCGGAAAGTGCTTCAATGATGACCTTTTCCTGACCGAGCGCACTGCACATGACGATCCTGGCATCAGGGTGTTCCTGTTTGATCTGGCGCACGGCCTCGATGCCGTCCATCTCCGGCATCATGATGTCCATCAATACCACGTCCGGCTGGAGCCGGCGATATTCCTGGACGGCTTCCTTGCCGTTGGAGGCCTCGCCCACGACTTCAAACTCGCTGGGACGAAGTATCTGGGCGATGGCCCGGCGGACGAACACCGCGTCATCCACCACCAGGGTGCGAAATCGGCTCATGGCGCGCTCCCTCTGTCATGACTCATCTTGTGGGGCGGGTGTGGTATGCAGTGTTTCCAGCTCCTCCAGTTCCGCGAGGGTCAGCACCCGTGCCAGGTCCAGCAGGATGAGCGTTGTGCCTTCCTGGTGGATGATGCCGGCGAGGAACACCCCATTGATATCGGCGATCATGGGAGGGGGTGGTTCGATCTCCGCGAGCGCAAAGCGTTCGATGCCGATGACATCATCCACGATCATGCCGACCTTCTGGCCGGCGGCCTCCACGATGATGATGCGCGCCCGTTCGTGATTCGATACCCCAGGGCCGACCTTCAGGCGCTTCTGCAGGTCCAGCACTGGGATGATATCGCCGTGCACATTGGTCACGCCTTCAAGGAAGGGGGGCGCGTTGGGCACGCGGGTGGCCGGCCGGTATCTTTCGATGCGCAGGACCTGTTCAATGGGGACGCCGAAACTGGTGTCCGCCAGCTTAAAGGTGATGAATTGGGCCAGTTCTTCGGACCAGTGTTCTGCGGTGGACATGGGCATTACTCCTACGACGATGCCGGCGGGCGGGATGGCACTGCGCCTCCCACCTTGCGGTAGATGTGTTCACGCAGGTTGACGGCCTTGAAGCAGGCCGCCTGCGGCCCCAGCATGATCTCCGTCTTGCCGGTGACCAGCACTCCGCCGTCCCTCAGGGCGCGGTGGAACATGGTAAAGATGTAGTCATGCTGTTCGCGGGTGAAATAAATCAGCACATTGCGGCACAAGATCACATCCATGTTGGACGGGTAGGAATCGCCGAGCAGATCATGGCGCTGGAAGGTGACCAGCGATTTGACCTCGGGCACGAGATGATAGCGGCTGTTGTGTGTGGCGAAATAGGGCGATAGTTCCTGCGCGGGGACTTCCCGGAAGCTGAAGGCATCGTACACGCCGGCGCGCGCCTTCGCCAGCGCCTTCTCGTCCAGGTCTGTGGCAAGGAGGGTGATGTCCCAGTGCGGCAGGCCGGTTCCCAGCAGTTGATGCAGGAGGATGGCGAGGGAGTATGGTTCCTCGCCGGTGGCACAGCCGGCGCTCCACAGCCGGAGCTGACGCCGGCCGGGATGGTCGCGCTCCCGGATCAGCGGAGCAAGGACCTCTTTCCGCAGAGCCTCGAAGACGCTCTGGTCCCGGAAGAAGTAGGTCAGATTGATGGTGAGGTTGTCCAGGAGGGCATCGAGCTCCTCGGGATGTTTTTTCAGGATGTACAGGTAGGATCGGTAGTCGGAGACGTGATGGACGCGCATGCGGGAGGCGAGCCGGCGCTCCAGGAAGTTGGTCTTGTATTTGCGGCAGTCAATGCCGCGTTCCTGGGCAATGTAGCGGAGGAGCAGCTCCAGTTCGGGGGAAGTGCG
This genomic interval from Anaerolineae bacterium contains the following:
- a CDS encoding transcriptional regulator, with product MKVQAEARAVPRTVAELLRRARLGAGVEVEECAGLLGVSPEEYLAYESGEKEVSLPQLELLSRHFDVPVTYFWHEPQAEHQEVASLPPQMFLAVRRRMIGVLLRQARLAASQSLSECARVLGVDSETIASYEYGKEDIPFSHLRRLADFLHVPLTYFTDESLLSHSEKERQMLELLEQMPADVREFVLKPANVLYLRLAMLLSELSVDTLRRLGEGLLDITL
- a CDS encoding GIY-YIG nuclease family protein, with translation MAGLPEEWSRPGIYILWLYLPAGRVMNIGQLGMFPLPAGYYAYVGSARGAGGVRARVERHLRLEKRTRWHIDYLLPAAVVQAVWAGFDARQGECEWAERLVRRGGARRIVPGFGASDCRCAGHLLYWRRLPNRSALEAVLQPVETWLPGGTGVSAGAGSGWPGRG
- a CDS encoding CinA family nicotinamide mononucleotide deamidase-related protein, with the translated sequence MFAEIITTGSEFLLGESVDTNSAYIARCLREAGVEVQYLITVGDDLEHLTAVLQDALKRSQLIIITGGLGPTVDDVTREAVARAVGQELVFREDLLEDIAAFFARAGRTMSENNRRQAYIPAGAIPIRNPVGTAPAFIVETPSSTIICLPGVPREMEYLMQNAVLPYVRRRWGALQSMTTRTLHTCSVGESTIDSLIGDLESLGNPSVGLAAHAGRTDIRITARAATLEEAQRMVAEVEQELRRRLGDIIFGADGETLEGIIARGLAASGQSLAVLETNTAGAVAERIRRALAELGQERLLRASRVEPPIPADVPAERLLSRARDFAEEAGADIAVCVFGSGEPGQGIHGREPGRTFIVLRTPEHQTVLPFRYGGMDPHTQGWITTRALDCLRRALLGLPLKEL
- the fusA gene encoding elongation factor G, whose product is MSTYSPDKIRNVVLVGHSSSGKTTLAEAILFNTGALKRRGLVDDGNTVSDFDPEEIRRKISINTSVLPCEYQQAKINVLDAPGYLDFVGEVKGAIAAADTAIVVVDAVAGIEVGTELVWSYLDESNLPRVVFVNKMDRENANFGRVVSQLSDLFETRIIPFQLPIGSQETFQGVVDVIKMKAYLGEEGKEAEVPAELQEQANEYRQAIVEAAAESDDELIMKYLEGEELTLEEIVKGLRKRIAENELVGVFCGSALKNIGIRALMDAFVDYLPSPAERVIAGKRVNTGEEVELRADPNGPLVARVFKTTADPYVGKLSYFRVLSGTMRSDSRVVNASDGSEERIGTIFFMRGKEQIPTDEVGPGDIGAVAKLSKTTTGETLCSKDDPITVEPIKFPNPVYSVAIFPKTKADLDKMSSALARLLEEDPTLKVEREPGTGETIMSGMGDTHIDIAVRKLQAKFGLELVTDVPKVPYRETITKVASAQGRHKKQTGGRGQFGDVFIRFEPLERGAGFEFADEIFGGAVPKNYIPAVEKGLREIMEHGVLAGYPTVDFRAVLYDGSYHPVDSSELAFKLAAHLAFKKGIPEAGPVLLEPIMLVKVTVPEEYMGDVISDFNTRRGRVQGMHQEKGRATVTALVPLAEMLRYAIDLRGLTQGRGLFTMEFSHYDIVPSHIAQKIIEQAAKEKAENE
- a CDS encoding GAF domain-containing sensor histidine kinase, whose amino-acid sequence is MTAPFLLPEQSSRFLTLPGLSDLLLSRDVNLIAPGLLDRVILECQAGVGALLFVGQPGKAPVRIRHGDWSEPALRQLSRWEQAVLGELQQRRMYAVTVPAPSEARLSDGAIILLVNVPLLAGAEVVGTLTVGFTSEFPVPPDYRAMLRNAAANVGMLLRLVHDLSVSRDKLTQLELFFQIGQRMVSTLDLNRLLVDTVGIAASIVNASAASLMLVDEERQELVFEIALGEKGAVLQHTRIPLGEGIAGWVATHGKPLIVNDVARDPRFSRQIDARTGFLTQSVLCAPLQIKGKTIGVLEVLNKYSGEGFDEEDEALLMTIAGQAAIAIENARLYQSLREERDKIITAQEDVRKELARNLHDGIAAQLTAITWNIDHIERLMEKKPEDVPAELESVRQLARQASRQVRLLLFELRPVILETRGLLAALQSYVEQLSADKTLQVHLEAQPYSGRIKPKVEGTIFSIIQEAVNNARRHGQPQNIWLRLFVDEHHLHAEVEDDGLGFNRQEVERNYDTRGSLGLLNMRERAALLDGTLMIYSLSEGRERGTLVTLDVPLRPDIWETPPPAAVGPAEREEIGQNE
- a CDS encoding tetratricopeptide repeat protein, with translation MSEGILPAADIEAWKSAGVDAFRRGDYQAAEEAFQQALAQCERTGDEAGQAEMRVNLGVLAIQRGDYASAERLLQEALEAFRRLGRRSEEAQVLGNLGTLYERRGQAGRASEYYRQAVTIFEELGERENAQATLAALTRLQVTHRKWLESLFTYERMLAAGQKLTFKQRLFHWLFRLMSRLMRL
- a CDS encoding TlyA family RNA methyltransferase codes for the protein MPRTERQRLDILLVERGLAETREKARRLIMAGQVLVNDQPIQKPGTAVPVDADIRLTGQMRYVSRGGYKLEAALERFGMDVAGWVAADIGASTGGFTDCLLQRGARKVYAIDVGYGQLAWSLRQDPRVVVMERVNARYLERLPEEVDIVTIDVSFISLLLILPAAVRLLRPEGIIVALIKPQFEAGREQVGKGGVVREPAVHCAVLEKVLRGALAMGLMPFGLIPSPIRGPAGNIEFLVGWQWMGEKWVPSDESSIPILISAALEEVEQNPPSEGE